Proteins from a genomic interval of Desulfuromonadales bacterium:
- a CDS encoding heavy metal translocating P-type ATPase, whose product MTGIRTEAKQAQRVTLRLSGMSCARCAQTIEKGVAGLPGVERAAVNFAAEKLTVEFDAGRLSTEAIVRKIEDLGYGARSPGGPAAEAGKLTFAIQGMHCASCAGTIEKKLSALAGMRSVRINFAEDTGTVEFDPELLGRDEIFEAVRDAGYTPLEERGAAEERSEARRELFWVIFAAALSLPIMAFMWWMPFGAATHTIEALLATVVQFTAGLTFYRGAWKSLKNRSTNMDVLVAMGITAAYGYSLLAAFHLFGVSGEVFFETSAMLITFIRFGKWLEARAKGKASQALRKLLQLQADRAILLEAGEEREVAASRLRVGDRVVVRPGEKIPVDGEIESGESAIDESMVTGEAVPVEKGPGDTVTGATLNSTGRLIIRATAVGEATVLAQIVRLVEEAQGDKAPIQRLADAVSNWFVPAVVAIAVVTFLAWRLAVGAEFLFAFKMGIAVLVIACPCALGLATPTAILVGSSVGLGAGILFKRASVLENISRLDILLLDKTGTLTKGEFSVTDLVPAGGVDEQELMRLAAAAESASSHPLARAVVRRAREEGLELPAAEAVEEVGGHGLLCTVEGNRVLAGSQRLMEREKISIAPVAEQVDDLARDGKSFVYVARQGQLMGVVALADTLKEGAADTIARLRDLGLRTVLITGDRREAAQAVAVQVGVDAVEAEVLPGEKQQVVRRYQEQGYFVGMVGDGINDAPALAQADIGIAIGSGTDVAKETGDIILVKGDIRDVERGIRLGRRTLAKIKQNLFWAFFYNVIGIPVAAGLLYPAFGLVLKPEFAGLAMAFSSVSVVTNSLLLKRYAMKL is encoded by the coding sequence ATGACCGGGATCCGGACCGAAGCGAAGCAGGCGCAGCGCGTCACCCTCCGGCTCAGCGGGATGAGCTGCGCCAGGTGCGCCCAGACCATCGAAAAGGGGGTCGCCGGCCTGCCCGGGGTGGAGCGGGCGGCGGTCAACTTCGCCGCTGAAAAACTGACCGTCGAGTTCGACGCCGGCCGGCTTTCCACTGAAGCCATTGTCCGCAAGATCGAGGACCTCGGCTACGGGGCCAGGTCGCCGGGCGGACCGGCGGCGGAGGCGGGGAAGCTGACCTTCGCCATCCAGGGGATGCACTGCGCCTCCTGCGCGGGGACGATCGAGAAGAAGCTCTCGGCGCTCGCCGGGATGCGCTCGGTCAGGATCAATTTCGCCGAGGATACCGGCACCGTCGAGTTCGATCCGGAACTGCTCGGCCGCGACGAGATCTTCGAGGCGGTACGCGACGCCGGCTACACCCCGCTGGAGGAACGCGGCGCCGCCGAGGAGCGCAGCGAAGCCCGGCGGGAACTCTTCTGGGTCATTTTCGCCGCCGCGCTCTCTCTCCCGATCATGGCCTTCATGTGGTGGATGCCTTTCGGGGCCGCCACCCACACCATCGAGGCTTTACTCGCTACGGTCGTCCAGTTCACCGCCGGGCTCACCTTCTACCGGGGCGCCTGGAAATCGCTGAAAAACCGCTCGACCAACATGGATGTGCTGGTCGCGATGGGAATCACCGCCGCTTACGGTTACTCGCTGCTGGCGGCCTTCCACCTCTTCGGCGTCTCGGGCGAGGTTTTTTTCGAGACGAGCGCCATGCTGATCACCTTCATCCGTTTCGGCAAGTGGCTCGAGGCCCGGGCCAAGGGGAAGGCGAGCCAGGCGCTGCGCAAACTGCTGCAGCTGCAGGCGGACCGGGCCATCCTGCTGGAGGCGGGCGAGGAGCGGGAGGTGGCCGCCAGCCGGCTGCGGGTCGGCGACCGGGTGGTGGTGCGCCCCGGTGAAAAGATACCGGTCGACGGCGAGATCGAGAGCGGCGAATCGGCGATCGACGAATCGATGGTGACCGGCGAAGCGGTGCCGGTGGAAAAGGGGCCCGGCGACACCGTCACCGGCGCCACCCTGAACAGCACCGGCCGCCTGATCATACGCGCCACCGCCGTGGGCGAAGCGACGGTGCTGGCGCAGATCGTGCGCCTGGTCGAGGAGGCGCAGGGGGACAAGGCGCCGATCCAGCGCCTGGCCGACGCCGTCTCCAACTGGTTCGTGCCGGCGGTGGTGGCGATCGCCGTCGTCACCTTCCTCGCCTGGCGCCTGGCGGTCGGCGCGGAGTTCCTCTTCGCCTTCAAGATGGGGATTGCCGTCCTCGTCATCGCCTGCCCCTGCGCCCTGGGGCTGGCCACCCCCACCGCCATCCTGGTGGGGAGTTCGGTCGGGCTTGGCGCCGGCATCCTCTTCAAGCGCGCCTCGGTCCTCGAGAACATCTCCAGACTCGATATTCTGCTGCTCGACAAGACCGGCACCCTGACCAAAGGGGAGTTTTCGGTAACCGACCTCGTCCCCGCCGGGGGAGTCGACGAGCAGGAGCTTATGCGCCTCGCTGCCGCCGCCGAAAGCGCCAGCAGCCATCCCCTGGCCAGGGCGGTGGTGCGCCGGGCACGAGAAGAGGGTCTTGAGCTGCCAGCGGCCGAAGCGGTCGAGGAGGTCGGCGGGCATGGCCTGCTCTGCACCGTCGAGGGAAACCGGGTGCTGGCCGGCAGCCAGCGTCTGATGGAGCGGGAAAAGATTTCCATCGCGCCGGTTGCCGAGCAGGTGGATGATCTTGCCAGGGATGGAAAATCCTTCGTCTACGTGGCCCGGCAGGGACAGTTGATGGGGGTGGTGGCGCTCGCCGATACCCTCAAGGAAGGAGCCGCCGACACCATCGCCCGGCTGCGGGACCTGGGCCTGCGCACGGTGCTGATCACCGGCGACCGGCGCGAGGCGGCGCAGGCAGTGGCGGTGCAGGTCGGGGTCGATGCCGTCGAGGCCGAGGTGCTCCCCGGCGAAAAACAGCAGGTTGTGCGCCGCTACCAGGAGCAGGGGTACTTCGTCGGCATGGTGGGGGACGGCATCAACGATGCCCCGGCCCTGGCCCAGGCCGACATCGGCATCGCCATCGGCAGCGGTACCGATGTGGCCAAGGAGACCGGGGACATCATCCTGGTCAAGGGCGACATCCGTGACGTCGAACGGGGCATCCGTCTCGGCCGTCGGACGCTGGCCAAGATCAAGCAGAACCTCTTCTGGGCCTTCTTCTACAACGTCATCGGCATCCCGGTTGCCGCCGGCCTGCTCTACCCGGCCTTCGGGCTCGTTCTCAAGCCGGAGTTCGCCGGCCTGGCCATGGCCTTTTCCAGCGTCTCGGTGGTGACCAACAGCCTGCTGCTGAAGAGGTATGCGATGAAGTTGTAG
- a CDS encoding 4-oxalocrotonate tautomerase family protein: MPFVNVKITTGATREQKEALIEGITELLVRVLEKNPATTHVVIEEIAPEDWGIRGHSVAELRAAGAPGVSKK, translated from the coding sequence ATGCCCTTTGTCAACGTGAAAATCACTACCGGCGCCACCCGGGAGCAGAAGGAGGCGCTGATCGAGGGGATCACCGAACTGCTGGTGCGGGTGCTCGAGAAGAACCCGGCCACGACGCATGTGGTGATCGAAGAGATTGCGCCCGAGGACTGGGGAATCCGCGGGCATTCGGTCGCCGAGCTGCGGGCTGCCGGCGCCCCGGGCGTGTCGAAGAAGTAG
- a CDS encoding tetratricopeptide repeat protein yields MDDEFEDYLDEEEEDTLELAQMAIDRGENEEALEYAEEYLETHPFDVEALNICAVAAANLGDEPKAVALYQKALRLDPKNGALHHNYGVLLERQGAFEAALSHFRRSLELQPDFPEAYINMGNTLDELGRTEEALQMYDQALRRVPDSPDVYYNRGYAFNRLGRYQEALDNFDQVLAGTPNDAASLNGKGYALSGLGREEEAIECYSRAIARDPSVANYFYNRGLSLYRLGRFEAALNDFRTALELDPDFFEVWIEMAGLLAELGRFDEALGDLERAESLDPESPEPPFYRGVISEKKGNLEQALAEFEESLRRDPESIFTLNNKGNVLIDLDRLEEALACFDAILRRTDRYPLAHYNRACVFARQGKVREAVRELSLASTQDSNFLDDARQDPDFDRIRKTASFLRLVGSGKGRLKRA; encoded by the coding sequence ATGGACGACGAATTCGAAGACTATCTGGACGAAGAGGAAGAGGACACGCTGGAACTGGCCCAGATGGCCATCGACCGGGGGGAGAACGAAGAAGCCCTCGAGTATGCCGAGGAATACCTCGAAACCCACCCTTTCGACGTTGAAGCGCTCAACATCTGTGCCGTCGCCGCCGCCAACCTCGGCGATGAGCCCAAGGCCGTCGCCCTCTACCAGAAAGCGCTGCGACTCGACCCGAAAAACGGCGCCCTGCACCATAATTACGGGGTTTTGCTCGAGCGGCAGGGAGCGTTCGAGGCGGCGCTGTCCCATTTTCGCCGCTCCCTCGAACTGCAGCCCGATTTTCCCGAGGCGTACATCAACATGGGCAACACCCTCGATGAACTGGGGCGCACCGAGGAAGCCCTGCAGATGTACGACCAGGCCCTGCGGCGGGTTCCCGACTCACCCGACGTCTATTACAACCGGGGATATGCCTTCAACCGCCTCGGCCGTTACCAGGAGGCCCTCGACAATTTCGACCAGGTCTTGGCCGGGACGCCGAACGATGCCGCCAGCCTCAACGGCAAGGGTTACGCCCTCTCGGGCCTCGGTCGGGAAGAGGAGGCGATCGAATGCTACAGCCGCGCCATCGCCCGCGATCCTTCGGTGGCTAATTACTTCTACAACCGCGGGCTCTCCCTCTACCGCCTGGGGCGCTTCGAGGCGGCCCTGAACGATTTCAGGACGGCGCTCGAACTCGATCCCGACTTCTTCGAGGTCTGGATCGAAATGGCCGGCCTGCTGGCCGAACTGGGGCGTTTTGATGAGGCCCTTGGCGATCTCGAACGGGCCGAAAGCCTCGACCCCGAGAGTCCGGAACCCCCTTTCTACCGCGGCGTCATCAGCGAGAAGAAGGGGAACCTCGAACAGGCGCTGGCCGAGTTCGAGGAGAGCCTGCGGCGCGACCCCGAGTCGATCTTCACCCTCAACAACAAGGGGAACGTCCTCATCGACCTCGACCGGCTGGAAGAGGCCCTGGCCTGTTTCGACGCCATCCTCCGACGCACCGACCGTTACCCGCTGGCCCATTACAACCGGGCCTGCGTCTTTGCCCGGCAGGGGAAGGTGCGCGAGGCGGTGCGCGAACTCTCCCTCGCCTCGACCCAGGATTCCAACTTTCTCGATGATGCCCGGCAGGATCCCGACTTCGACCGGATCCGGAAGACGGCCTCCTTTCTCCGGCTGGTCGGGAGCGGCAAAGGCCGGCTCAAGAGAGCCTGA
- a CDS encoding RimK/LysX family protein — MKPTEISLSAGEPAAPKEPRDKPRIGWREWVALSGLGIPAIKAKVDTGARTSVLHAFLVEDFEQDGRPMVRFGIHPLQRRTDIEIYCVAEVVDRRFVSDSGGHRERRPVIRSPVTIGESTWEVEMSLTNRDPMLFRLLLGRTALRGRVQVDPGASYLTGRALARSYRKALRARQQ, encoded by the coding sequence ATGAAACCGACAGAGATATCCCTGTCCGCGGGTGAGCCCGCGGCGCCGAAGGAACCGCGAGACAAACCCCGCATCGGCTGGCGGGAATGGGTGGCCCTTTCGGGTCTGGGCATTCCCGCCATCAAGGCCAAGGTCGACACTGGGGCGCGCACCTCCGTCCTGCACGCCTTCCTCGTCGAGGACTTCGAGCAGGACGGCAGGCCGATGGTCCGCTTCGGCATCCATCCGCTGCAGCGGCGGACCGACATCGAGATCTATTGCGTGGCCGAGGTCGTCGACCGGCGCTTCGTCAGCGACTCAGGCGGCCACCGGGAACGGCGGCCGGTGATCCGCTCCCCGGTCACCATCGGCGAGTCGACCTGGGAGGTCGAGATGAGCCTGACCAACCGTGATCCCATGCTCTTTCGCCTGCTGCTGGGGCGAACGGCGCTGCGCGGCCGGGTGCAGGTGGACCCCGGCGCCTCTTACCTGACGGGGCGGGCGCTGGCCCGCTCCTATCGAAAAGCGCTCCGGGCGAGGCAGCAGTGA